ACTACTTTTGCTCGCGGTCGGCGCGGAAGGCGCAACCGAGGACCGCACGGCCTCGAATGCTGACTGCGATTTGGACTTGGAGAGGGGTGCACTCGGCGGAATCGAAAGTGGCCTTGGGGCGATGGATCCTGGGCGCGGAGGAGGCGCGGGCACACGAGGCGGAGCGACTGATGGGCCGGGCTTTTTCGTGATTTCGAAGAGCGGTTTCGTTCCGGGCGCGGGGGGCGGTATCGAAGTTTTTCGTCCCACTGCCGCCGCTTCGGCTTCGGCTTGCATGAGTGCAGCGACTGTCGTGCCGCTCGGCAACGTGTCGGTGAACATGCGGCGGGAAGCATCTTCCTCGGCGGGGGGAGGCGCATCGGCTGGAGCATTGTGCCGAGGTGCTGGAGGCGCGGGTCGGCCCAAAGCGCCGGAAGGAAGCTTGGGCGCTGGTGGAATCGTCGGACGCCGCACGGAGGGGCGCGGCGCCGTCGGCACGATGTCCGATGCGGGGGCCTGTTCGGGCGTGGGCACATCGCTCGACGCTTTCGCGTCCTGCGGCGGCGCTGGGGTAGCCGCAGGCTCGACGGATGCAGCGAGCGGAGTCGGTGGCGTCGGCCTGCGAGGAGCCTGGGATGCGTCCGCGTCTTCGCTTGGTGGCGGCGGTGTTGGCGCTTTGGTTGTAACAGGCGCTACCGGTGGAGGCGGCTGTGTTGGAACTTTGGCAGACGTAGGCGGTGGTGGAGGCGCGGGCGTCGGGCTTTTTGCCGACGTTGGCGCGGCGGGTGGCGGTGGCGGCGGCGTCGGTGCCTTCGCTGAAGTTGGAGCGGCTGCAGGCGCCGGTGCCGCGGGAGGAGGCGGCTGTGTGGGTGCCTTCGTCGATGGCGGCGCGGGTGCCACTGCAGGGGGCGTTGGCGTTGGCGCCGAAGCGCCGGGCGGCAATGGCGGCGGTCGAGCCCCGGCGGGAGCTGCACCCGGCGAGCGTGGAGGCAGAGGTGGTGGCGTTGCAGGCGAGCCGGTACGCGCGGCGGCCGGCACGGGAGGTGCCTGGGCCAAACCCGTGCCGCCGATGACGGGGCCGCCTTGATGCTTTTTGCCAAGCATTTCGGCAAGCGTCGGAGCTGACGTGAGAACGTCGTCTTCGTCCTCGTCGAGCAGCGGTCTTGCACGAGGTCGCGCTGCACCTTCGGTCGCAGCTTGCCGGCGTCGCATTTCGCGCGGCGAGACCTCGTGGGTGCTCGCTTCGGACCACGGATCGAGGATGGGCGTGCGAAGCACCTTGCGTTTCGTGGCAGCGGCAGGAACTGGCGTCGCAACCGGTGCAGACGCGGCTGCAGGGGATGGAACTGGCGTCGCAACCGGTGCAGACGCGGCTGCAGGGGATGGAACTGGCGTTGCAACCGTTGCAGGCGCGATTGCGGCGGCTGGAGCGGGCGCGGCTGCCGTTGCGGGTGCGGTTGCGGCGGATGGAACCGGCGCGGCTGCCGTTGCGGGTGCGGTTGCGGCGGATGGAACCGGCGCGGCTGCCGTTGCGGGTGCGGTTGCGGCGGATGGAGCGGGCGCGGCTGCCGTTGCGGGTGCGGTTGCGGCGGATAGAGCCGGCACGGCTGCCGTTGCTGGCGCTGCGGGCGATGGAATTGGGGCTGCAACCGTTGCAGGTGCGATTGCGGCGGATGGAGCCGGCGTTGCAACCGTTGCAGGTGCGGGAGGCGGCACGGCAGCGCGCCCATCGTCGGCGGACGGCCAGTCATCGTCCGATACCGCCGGCGGTGCAACCGCACGGGCAGGCGCATCGGACGGCGGCCGCTGAGGCGGCACAACCGCGGGCATTGCGGGTTGCGTTTTCGATCGAAGTCCAATCGGTTGCGGCCGGAGGCTGCCGGGCGACACGGAAGGCGGCGGCTTTACGGAAGCAGCGGGCACCGATGGGACGGGAGTCTGCCGTGCAGACACGGGTGATGCGGTTGGCGCTGCAGGTGCAGGCGTGGGAGCAGCCGCGGCGGGAGGCATCGTTGGCGGCGTGGGAGCAGGCGCGGCCGCAGGGGGCATCGTTGGCGGCGTAGGAGCAGCCGCGGCAGCAGGCGCAGCAGGTGGAGGCGACGCGGCGGGCGCGAGCGGGGCAAGCGGAGGAATGGCCAGCGGGGGAAGCGCGGCTGACGGAGGTGGGGTGGAGCCATCGACGACGATCTCGAACGACGAAATGGGCGCCGCTTCCGAGACGGGAGCTGGTTCCTCCGCTGGCATCGCAACGGGTAAAGCCGACGTCGCGTGAAGTGCTTTCTCGAGCTCCGGCAGGTACATGCCGAGTTCTGATGCGCGAAAGGGATTGCCCGCTGCTTCAGCGGCCTCGGCTGCACGGCGTATCCACACGATCGCGTCTCGCCGCTCGCCTCGCGCCCAGAGCGCACTCGCGGTCGAGAGTCCCCAAACGACATCCTCCGAGTCGTCGGATCGCGGTTCGGGAAGTTTTACCGAGTACTCGGCCATCACCTGACCCCTACCATAGGCCGTTTCGAATCAATCCTGGAAGTCTCGCTGGACGTTCGAGCCTAACGCCTTTCGAGAATCCGGACGAATTATCGGCAGAAGTGATGCCGGTCAGATTGGAACGAGGTTCCGATTCGTCCCGGGGGGTATGGGGGGCAGAGCAGTCGGCTCGTCTTTTGGGGCGTAGCCCCAAAAGACTTATAGAGCCGCCTGCGAGCCCCCCATCGTGACTAGCCTCGCGAAGCGCGCGTCCCACGCGCGCGAAGCGAGCGTCCCAAATCAAGACCCGGTTCCAAAATTGAGCGTCCCACGCGCGCGAAGCGAGCCCCCCAAATCGAGACCCGCTGGCAGATGTTCGTCCACACAAACCCGCCCCGGACAAACCGTCGGGTCAGCGTCCGCGACGGCGCTTCGCGACAGGTGCGGGTTTACCCGCGACCGCATGCACGCCGTTCGTCCCTTCCCCACGAAGCTCGGCGCAACGACGGCACATCTCCTCGACTCCTACGATCGACACCGGTTCACCCGGCATTCGACGCGCAAGCCAGCCAATGAGCGTGAGGCCAGCTTCACGGGCCTCCGCCGGGATCGATGTCTCCCGAAGCAAGCTCGCGATCTGGCCAATCAACCGCGTGCGTTCCTCTTCACACGCCATCTTCGCGCGGTCTGTCTAGCACGCTCGTACGGAAAGCAAAGCAACTCGATCACAACGGAGCGATGAGCACTTCACGGTCCTTGGCACCGTTGGCCGGTCCGACGATCCCTCGTCGTTCCATTGCCTCCACCATTTTTGCTGCACGGTTGTACCCAACGCCCAACTTGCGCTGAATCCACGACGTCGAACACCGACGCGTCTCCGCCACGATCCGTACCGCAGCGTCGTACATCGGATCGTTCTCCGTGTCGTTGTCCTCTTCCTTGCCGTCTTCATCGCGCGGCTTGAGGATTGCCTCGTCGTAAACAGGCTCGCCCTGAGCGCGTAGGAAGTCCGTGATTCGCTGCACCTCCTCCTCGCTCACGAAGGGGCACTGCACGCGCCGCGTGTCCGTCGCGCCGTTCATCTTCACGAGCATGTCGCCGCGACCCAAAAGATGCTCGGCACCTTGCTCGTCGAGGATCGTTCGACTGTCGACCTTCTGCGCCACGCGGAACGCAATGCGCGTCGGGAAGTTGGCCTTGATCATGCCCGTGATCACGTCGACGCTCGGACGCTGCGTCGCCAAAATCACGTGCATCCCTGCAGCTCGCGCCTTCTGCGCAAGACGCGCCACGCTCGCTTCCACATCCTTGCCCTGCTGCATCATCAAGTCCGCAAACTCGTCGACCACGATCACGATGTACGGAAGCTTCTCCGGCATCGCCACGTCCGATCCATCCTTCGCTGCGGGCACTTCCACTTCGAGACCTTCAGCCGAGATCGCTGCGACCTTCGCGTTCGCTGGAGGCTTCGGCGGACGCGCTTCACCACGTTCGACCTTCTCCACCCACGCGTTGTATGTGCCGATGTTCTTCGTCCCCGCGTTCGCAAAGAGCTGATACCGCCGCTCCATCTCGTCGACCGCCCACTTCAGCGCGTTCGACGCTTGCTTCATGTCCGTAACGACCGGCAAGAGCATGTGCGGAATCCGATCGAACGGCGCAAGCTCCACGACCTTCGGATCGATCATCAACATGCGCAGCTCCGCCGGCGACTTCCGAAAGAGCAAGCTCACGAGCATCACGTTGAGGCCCACGCTCTTTCCAGCACCCGTTGCACCTGCAACGATCACGTGCGGCATCGACGCAAGATCCGCAAAGTAGGGAGCTCCAACGATGTCGCGCCCGAGCACGCACGGCAGCGGTGCTTTGAGCTCCAAGAATCGCCGATCCTCGACGAGCTCACGCATCGACACCGGCACGCGCCGATCGTTCGGCAGCTCGAACCCGATACGGTTCTTCCCAGGAATCGGCGCGATGATGCGCACCTTCCGCGACAAACCCAACGCGAGATCATCCGCAAGGCTCGCTACCTTGGACACCTTCGTTCCAGCCGCAGGAGCTACCTCGAACGTCGTCACCGTCGGTCCAGGATGAATCTCCTCGACCTTTCCACTCACGCCGTAGTCGGCGAGCGTCTTCTCCAAGAGCCCGGCGTTTTCACGAAGCGTGTCTTCGTCCACCACGATGCACTCGTCACCCGGAGGTTCGAGCATCGTCGTCGATGGCAACGTGAAGCCCTTGCCAAACGATGGCACGACCTTGACGACCTCGCGCACCTTGGCTTTTTCCAAGGTAACCGGCTTCGACACTTCCGCAGCAGACGCCGCAACGACCGCCACAGGCTCGGGCGAATCCGATTCGTCCATCGGTTCGTCATTCAGGAACAGCCCACCCGGTTCGTCCTGGCCATCCTCCGCGTCGTCGTCATCATCGACGTGCACCGTACGCTCGACGATCGGCTGCGGTGCAACTGCACGCACCGGCGGCGGCGTCACCGTCTTCTTCACCGCGCGCGGTCGCTCCACGACGTCTTCCTGAACGGGCGCGTCTTCCACGAGCGCGGCCGACGCCTCTACCTTCTTCGCCTTCGCTCCGTCTTCAGCGGACACCTCGACCATCTCGGCGCGCACCGTCTTCGCCACACGCTCGGCCCGAGGCTCCGCGACTTCAGCCTTGCGAGACTTCGTCGCCCGAGGTGACCCACCACCTCGAACGGCAGGCTTGTCGCTCGGAGGCACGACGGCCGCATCGAAGAGCTCGTCCGGCGCATTCATGTCCGCAGCCGCCACGATCGCATCCGGGTTGGCCGGCGGAGCAACGATGGCCGGTCCGCGTTTGTCTTCCGGAACGACCGCTTTCGCTGCCGGCTTCGCCGCGTCGACCGGCGCAGCCTCGAGTCCAACCGTTGCAGCAGCAACCTTCACGACAGGCTTCGCTGCGTCCGCGACCGCCGCCTTCACGACACGCTTCGGCTCCTCGGCGCGCGCAATCTTCACGACAGGCTTGGCCTCGTCGTTTCGCACGATCTTCGCCGCAGGCTTCGCATCGTCGGCCACCTTGACCGCCTCCGACGGAACCGGCGTCGTTGCACCGAGCGCAATTGCGTCGCCGTGATCGCTCGATGGCGAGCTCGGCACTCCGTCCGCGTTCGTCTCGTTTGTCGCAGCTTGCTTGCTCGAAGCCGCACGCTTTTTGCGTTGCGGTTTGTCCGCTTCGCCGGACGCAGATGCTTCGCCTTCGAACGGTTTGTCTTTCCGATGCTGCGCGGAATCGTCCGTCAGCACCGTAATGACCACGTCGGTGGGCGACGGCGTCAGGTTTTTCGCGACGCTCGTTCGATCCTTTGCATCCGTCGCGTCCGCGGCTTTTTCGATCTCCCGCACGCGCCGAAGCGCTTTCAAGATCGCCCCCAGCCCAAACGCTCCACGCTCACCGAGCTTGGCGAAGAACGCGCGCACTTGCGCCACGAGCTCGATGAACGAGAACGTCGCGCGCTGCACGAGGATGAGCGACACGATCGTCAGACCGATGATGTACGAGCCGATCGCGGAGAACAGCGATCGCATCACCTCGCCAAACAGTTCCCCCACGCTGCCACCGAGCGGCAGTGCACCGAAGGCCGTGGCCATCGGAAACGCGACGTGCGCGAGCGCTGCGAGGATGACGAGCACGACGATGTCGCCACCGAGGCGCGCGACGCTTGCACGAGACGGTTTGCCCCCGAGCAGTGGTCCCGCGAGCACCGAAAGCTCGAGCGGAATGGTCCAGGCGGCGATGCCAAACGCTCCTGAAAACAAGCTCGAAAAGGCTTCCCCCACGGGACCGACCCAGTTGGGCCCCGTCACTTCGGGGCGCATCGGATCAGCCTCGAACGACGCCAGCGCGAGCACGGAATAGAGCGCGGAAGCGAGCAGCACGAGGGCTGCTGCTTCGCGGGCGTACGTATGCATCGGGCGCGCTGCGGTCGCGTGAGCAGTCGAGCTGCCATCCTGCTTCTTTTTCGTGGTCGAAGCGGCCTGTTCTGCGGGAGCGGAAGCAGCCGGCGCACGACGAGGAGCGAAGAGGGGAACGGCCATAACTACCTGTACCTAACTTTGCCTACCTATACGCACTTGTAGTCATGTGCAAGTTGTTGTGGGCAACGCGGGTGGGTAGCGAGGGATTTGGCGATCGGCGGTACAGGATGGGTGGGTGTCTCGGTGGTGGGTGGTGTGTCGGAAAGCCTTTAGGTTTGAGGGGGTTTGAAGAAACGACCCAAAATTCTTTGAGCTTGGGAGGGCGTGGGCGTTACCATCCCCGTCGATCCCGGCATGCGAATTGATGAAGAAGCACGGCGACGCCCGATGAAGGTGTCGATGATTGCGCTGTGTATCGCGGCGCTGGGCTCGGCATTGGGCCTTCTGGGGTGCCGAGTCGACGAAAACGACGTCCATCGGTGGGAGGGCACGGTTCAAGGGCCAAAGAAACTTTGCGCCGTGTTGCTTCACGACAAGTACGAAACGTCGCTGCGCGTCGAGTCGGCGCTGGCCATCATTCGGATGAAACCCCGTTCGGGTCGGAGGCTGGCTTTCACGCAAATCGATTCGGACGTGGAGGCGGAAAACCCGACCTGCAAGGGAAGCCTCGTCGATGTGCTTTCGGCCCTCGAGCCGGAAGCGCAGAAGGCGATCGTCGGGCCGCTCGTGTCGTCGATCATCGTCGAGCTGAAGAAGCCGCCGCCGGTCTACAAAGAGGGTGAGCCGATTCCGACGGACGGATCGATTCCGTAC
Above is a window of Polyangiaceae bacterium DNA encoding:
- a CDS encoding DNA translocase FtsK 4TM domain-containing protein is translated as MAVPLFAPRRAPAASAPAEQAASTTKKKQDGSSTAHATAARPMHTYAREAAALVLLASALYSVLALASFEADPMRPEVTGPNWVGPVGEAFSSLFSGAFGIAAWTIPLELSVLAGPLLGGKPSRASVARLGGDIVVLVILAALAHVAFPMATAFGALPLGGSVGELFGEVMRSLFSAIGSYIIGLTIVSLILVQRATFSFIELVAQVRAFFAKLGERGAFGLGAILKALRRVREIEKAADATDAKDRTSVAKNLTPSPTDVVITVLTDDSAQHRKDKPFEGEASASGEADKPQRKKRAASSKQAATNETNADGVPSSPSSDHGDAIALGATTPVPSEAVKVADDAKPAAKIVRNDEAKPVVKIARAEEPKRVVKAAVADAAKPVVKVAAATVGLEAAPVDAAKPAAKAVVPEDKRGPAIVAPPANPDAIVAAADMNAPDELFDAAVVPPSDKPAVRGGGSPRATKSRKAEVAEPRAERVAKTVRAEMVEVSAEDGAKAKKVEASAALVEDAPVQEDVVERPRAVKKTVTPPPVRAVAPQPIVERTVHVDDDDDAEDGQDEPGGLFLNDEPMDESDSPEPVAVVAASAAEVSKPVTLEKAKVREVVKVVPSFGKGFTLPSTTMLEPPGDECIVVDEDTLRENAGLLEKTLADYGVSGKVEEIHPGPTVTTFEVAPAAGTKVSKVASLADDLALGLSRKVRIIAPIPGKNRIGFELPNDRRVPVSMRELVEDRRFLELKAPLPCVLGRDIVGAPYFADLASMPHVIVAGATGAGKSVGLNVMLVSLLFRKSPAELRMLMIDPKVVELAPFDRIPHMLLPVVTDMKQASNALKWAVDEMERRYQLFANAGTKNIGTYNAWVEKVERGEARPPKPPANAKVAAISAEGLEVEVPAAKDGSDVAMPEKLPYIVIVVDEFADLMMQQGKDVEASVARLAQKARAAGMHVILATQRPSVDVITGMIKANFPTRIAFRVAQKVDSRTILDEQGAEHLLGRGDMLVKMNGATDTRRVQCPFVSEEEVQRITDFLRAQGEPVYDEAILKPRDEDGKEEDNDTENDPMYDAAVRIVAETRRCSTSWIQRKLGVGYNRAAKMVEAMERRGIVGPANGAKDREVLIAPL